In uncultured Cohaesibacter sp., a genomic segment contains:
- a CDS encoding metalloregulator ArsR/SmtB family transcription factor translates to MLSLDEIVGLLKASGEPTRLRLLALLAEGDLSVKDLTAILHQSQPRISRHLKLLYESGLVERLPEGAWVYYCLTRDEAKGDLIAAALRHLDRQDAMILRDRDRLKQIKQANAQQATDYFRQNAEHWDELRLMHVPESAVEQAILDALGDIEIDQLLDLGTGTGSILSLLADRCRGGLGLDSNRSMLAVARARLDGPNHGHLHVQQGDLLDLATLDRKFDFITIHQVLHYLDDPSAALQEASRVLQSGGRILVVDFAPHDHEFLRKDHAHRRLGFSHDVMRRWMRDAGFEVALARDLQAQGLDGELTADPLTVTIWLAEKADGPASEGTASEGA, encoded by the coding sequence ATGTTGTCTTTGGATGAAATTGTTGGATTGCTGAAAGCGAGCGGGGAGCCGACCCGCCTGCGCCTGTTGGCGTTACTTGCCGAAGGGGATCTTTCGGTCAAGGATCTGACAGCCATCCTGCACCAGAGCCAGCCACGCATTTCCAGACATCTCAAACTGCTTTATGAATCGGGGCTGGTCGAGCGCCTGCCGGAAGGGGCATGGGTCTATTATTGTCTGACACGGGACGAGGCCAAGGGCGATCTGATTGCCGCCGCGCTGCGTCATCTTGATCGACAGGATGCCATGATCCTGCGCGACAGGGACCGGCTGAAGCAGATCAAGCAGGCCAATGCGCAGCAGGCGACGGATTATTTCCGCCAGAATGCGGAGCATTGGGACGAATTGCGTCTGATGCATGTGCCGGAAAGCGCTGTCGAACAGGCTATTCTGGATGCTCTGGGCGACATCGAGATCGACCAGTTGCTTGATCTGGGCACCGGAACGGGGAGTATCCTCTCGCTGCTGGCGGATCGCTGCCGCGGTGGGCTCGGGCTGGATTCAAACCGGTCGATGCTGGCAGTTGCTCGCGCGCGGCTCGATGGCCCCAATCATGGTCATCTGCATGTGCAGCAGGGAGACCTGCTCGATCTGGCGACCCTTGATCGCAAATTCGATTTCATTACCATTCATCAGGTGCTGCATTATCTGGATGACCCTTCCGCCGCCTTGCAGGAGGCGAGCCGGGTGTTGCAGTCCGGAGGGCGTATTCTGGTTGTCGATTTCGCCCCCCATGATCATGAATTCTTGCGAAAGGATCACGCGCACAGACGATTGGGATTTTCCCATGACGTCATGCGCCGCTGGATGCGCGACGCCGGATTTGAGGTGGCGCTGGCCAGAGACTTGCAAGCGCAGGGTCTGGACGGTGAATTGACCGCAGATCCGCTGACGGTGACCATCTGGCTTGCCGAGAAAGCTGATGGCCCGGCGTCTGAAGGCACTGCAAGCGAGGGTGCCTGA
- the metH gene encoding methionine synthase, with the protein MSILPLSPSYELLTRLAAERILIFDGAMGTMIQRLGLTEEDFRGERFKDWQRDLKGNNDLLSITRPDAIRDIHRQYFEAGADFAGTNTFSATTVAQGDYAMEHLAYEINFESAKIAREAADDVEARQAGRKCFVLGAMGPTNRTASISPDVNNPGFRAISFDELKVAYREAAKGLLDGGADALAVETIFDTLNAKAALFAIEEEFEERGMRWPVIISGTITDKSGRTLSGQTAEAFYHSIRHAKPFAVGLNCALGAAELRQHIDALSRVAETLISTYPNAGLPNEFGEYDESPEHMASIIDGFARDGLINIVGGCCGTTPAHIKAIAETVKKYRTRAIPDIAPHMRLSGLEPFTLTPQTNFVNIGERTNVTGSAKFRKLIKEGDYEAALDVARQQVESGAQIIDVNMDEGLLDSEEAMQTFLHLIVSEPDISRVPVMVDSSKWSVIEAGLKCLQGKSVVNSISMKEGKEAFVAHAETILRYGAAVVVMAFDEDGQADSYERKIEICKKSYDILVNEVGFPPEDIIFDPNVFAVATGIEEHNNYGVDFINATKWIRKNLPGAHVSGGLSNLSFSFRGNNLVREAMHSVFLYHAIKVGLDMSIVNAGQLMVYDQIDKDLLERIEDVVLNRREDGTDRLLEIAERYLNQKGEHKVADLAWRELPVEKRLEHALVKGINEFVEEDVEEARQKSTRTLDVIEGPLMDGMNVVGDLFGDGKMFLPQVVKSARVMKKAVAYLMPFMEEEQAGEKTSAGKVLMATVKGDVHDIGKNIVGVVLQCNGYEVVDLGVMVPANDILEAARREKVDIIGLSGLITPSLDEMCHVAAELQREGFNQPLMIGGATTSQVHTAVKIDPNYSNGQAVYVTDASRAVGVATRLLSRDKAEYIAEIKNNYIQVRTKHEAAQSKKNRLTIELARENGFKIDWSAYRPTKPQFIGTKLFESCDLAEIVPYIDWTPFFSAWEMKGRYPAILEDETYGEAATNLFNDAKAMLARIVEEKWLTARGVIGLWPANSVGDDIVVYTDDNRVQEAARFHGLRQQMAGRKDRARVAMGDFVAPAESGIADYIGGFAVSSGFGEEEHVRAFEKAGDDYSKILLQALADRLAEAFAEMMHARVRRDYWGYATGEALSNEQIIDERYDGIRPAPGYPAQPDHTEKRTLFTLLDAEAQTGIRLTESCAMWPGAAVSGIYIAHPDSYYFGVGKIEKDQVADYAARKGWSLEEAEKWLAPILNYRP; encoded by the coding sequence ATGTCGATCTTGCCATTAAGCCCTTCCTATGAGCTGCTGACCCGGCTGGCGGCCGAGCGCATTCTGATTTTTGATGGCGCCATGGGTACCATGATCCAGCGTCTGGGGCTGACGGAGGAAGATTTCAGGGGAGAGCGCTTCAAGGATTGGCAGCGCGACCTGAAGGGCAACAACGACCTGTTGTCGATCACCAGACCGGACGCCATCCGCGATATTCACCGTCAATATTTCGAGGCTGGTGCAGATTTCGCAGGCACCAACACCTTCTCGGCGACAACGGTGGCGCAGGGCGATTATGCCATGGAGCATCTGGCCTATGAGATCAATTTCGAAAGCGCCAAGATCGCACGGGAAGCTGCCGATGATGTCGAGGCCAGACAGGCCGGACGCAAATGCTTTGTGCTCGGTGCCATGGGGCCCACCAACCGGACCGCGTCCATCTCGCCCGATGTGAACAATCCCGGCTTCCGGGCGATCAGCTTCGACGAGTTGAAGGTGGCCTATCGCGAAGCGGCCAAGGGTTTGCTTGACGGCGGGGCGGATGCGCTGGCTGTCGAGACCATTTTTGATACGCTCAATGCCAAGGCGGCGCTGTTTGCCATCGAGGAAGAATTTGAAGAACGCGGCATGCGCTGGCCGGTGATCATTTCAGGCACCATCACGGACAAGTCGGGCCGCACGCTTTCCGGCCAGACGGCAGAAGCCTTTTATCATTCCATTCGTCATGCCAAGCCCTTCGCTGTGGGGCTCAACTGTGCGCTTGGGGCTGCCGAGCTGCGCCAGCATATAGACGCGCTTTCGCGGGTGGCTGAAACGCTGATCTCGACTTACCCCAATGCGGGTCTGCCCAATGAATTCGGCGAATATGACGAGAGCCCGGAGCATATGGCCAGCATCATCGATGGCTTTGCACGGGATGGCCTGATCAATATTGTCGGTGGCTGTTGCGGAACGACCCCGGCTCATATCAAGGCAATCGCCGAGACGGTCAAAAAATACCGCACCCGGGCAATCCCGGATATCGCGCCTCATATGCGTTTGTCCGGCCTTGAGCCTTTCACGCTGACGCCGCAGACCAATTTCGTCAATATCGGCGAGCGCACCAATGTCACCGGTTCAGCCAAATTCCGCAAGCTGATCAAGGAAGGCGATTATGAGGCTGCGCTTGACGTTGCCCGTCAGCAGGTGGAAAGCGGGGCGCAGATCATCGATGTGAATATGGACGAGGGGCTGCTCGATTCCGAGGAAGCGATGCAGACCTTCCTGCATCTCATTGTCTCCGAGCCGGATATTTCCCGCGTGCCTGTTATGGTCGACAGTTCCAAATGGAGCGTTATCGAAGCTGGCCTCAAATGCCTGCAAGGCAAATCCGTGGTCAATTCCATTTCCATGAAGGAAGGCAAGGAAGCCTTTGTTGCCCATGCCGAGACCATTCTGCGCTATGGCGCGGCGGTGGTTGTCATGGCGTTTGACGAAGACGGGCAGGCCGACAGCTATGAGCGCAAGATCGAGATCTGCAAGAAGAGCTATGACATTCTGGTCAATGAGGTCGGCTTCCCGCCTGAAGACATTATTTTCGATCCGAACGTCTTTGCCGTGGCCACAGGTATTGAGGAACACAATAATTACGGGGTGGACTTCATCAATGCAACCAAGTGGATCCGCAAAAATCTGCCCGGTGCCCATGTTTCCGGTGGTCTCTCGAATCTGAGCTTCTCCTTCCGCGGCAACAATCTCGTGCGCGAGGCGATGCATTCGGTGTTCCTCTATCATGCCATCAAGGTCGGGCTTGATATGTCCATCGTCAATGCCGGTCAGTTGATGGTCTATGACCAGATCGACAAGGATCTGCTGGAGCGGATCGAGGATGTGGTGCTGAACCGGCGCGAGGATGGAACCGATCGGTTGCTTGAGATTGCCGAGCGCTATCTCAACCAGAAGGGCGAGCACAAGGTGGCTGATCTTGCCTGGCGTGAATTGCCGGTCGAGAAGCGCCTTGAGCATGCGCTGGTCAAGGGCATCAATGAATTTGTCGAGGAAGATGTCGAGGAAGCCCGCCAGAAGTCAACCCGCACGCTGGATGTGATCGAGGGGCCGCTGATGGACGGCATGAATGTCGTCGGCGACCTGTTTGGCGATGGCAAGATGTTCCTGCCGCAGGTGGTCAAGTCTGCCCGCGTGATGAAGAAGGCCGTGGCCTATCTGATGCCTTTCATGGAAGAGGAACAGGCGGGCGAGAAGACCAGCGCGGGCAAGGTTTTGATGGCGACCGTCAAGGGCGACGTGCATGATATCGGCAAGAATATTGTCGGCGTCGTCTTGCAATGCAACGGCTATGAGGTGGTCGACCTCGGGGTGATGGTGCCTGCCAATGACATTCTGGAAGCTGCGCGCCGCGAGAAGGTCGATATCATTGGCCTTTCCGGACTGATCACGCCGTCGCTTGATGAAATGTGCCATGTTGCCGCCGAGTTGCAGCGCGAAGGCTTCAACCAGCCGCTGATGATCGGTGGCGCGACGACCTCTCAGGTGCATACGGCGGTCAAGATTGATCCCAATTACAGCAACGGGCAGGCGGTTTATGTGACCGATGCCAGCCGTGCGGTCGGGGTGGCGACGCGACTGTTGTCGCGGGACAAGGCCGAATATATTGCCGAGATCAAGAATAACTATATTCAGGTTCGCACCAAGCATGAGGCGGCCCAGAGCAAGAAGAACCGGCTGACAATCGAGCTGGCCAGAGAGAATGGTTTCAAGATCGACTGGTCAGCCTACCGCCCGACAAAGCCGCAATTTATCGGGACCAAACTGTTCGAGAGCTGCGATCTGGCAGAGATCGTTCCCTATATCGACTGGACGCCATTCTTCTCGGCTTGGGAAATGAAGGGGCGTTACCCCGCCATTCTGGAAGATGAAACCTATGGCGAGGCAGCGACCAACCTGTTTAATGATGCCAAGGCGATGCTTGCCCGCATCGTGGAGGAAAAATGGCTGACCGCGCGTGGCGTTATCGGGCTTTGGCCTGCCAATAGCGTTGGTGATGACATCGTGGTCTATACCGATGATAACCGGGTTCAGGAAGCTGCGCGTTTCCATGGGTTGCGCCAGCAGATGGCCGGCCGCAAGGATCGGGCGCGCGTTGCGATGGGCGACTTTGTGGCGCCTGCTGAGAGTGGCATTGCCGATTATATCGGCGGTTTCGCCGTGTCTTCCGGCTTTGGCGAGGAAGAGCATGTGCGCGCCTTCGAGAAAGCAGGGGATGATTATTCAAAGATCCTGCTGCAGGCTCTGGCTGACCGGCTGGCCGAGGCCTTTGCCGAGATGATGCATGCACGGGTGCGTCGGGACTATTGGGGCTATGCTACCGGTGAGGCGCTCAGCAATGAGCAGATCATCGACGAGCGCTATGATGGCATCCGGCCTGCGCCGGGCTATCCGGCCCAGCCTGACCATACCGAAAAGCGGACGCTCTTTACGCTGCTTGATGCAGAAGCGCAGACCGGCATTCGCCTGACGGAAAGCTGCGCCATGTGGCCGGGGGCGGCTGTATCCGGGATCTATATTGCGCATCCCGACAGCTATTATTTCGGCGTCGGCAAGATCGAGAAGGATCAGGTGGCTGATTATGCGGCACGCAAGGGCTGGAGCCTTGAGGAGGCGGAGAAATGGCTTGCTCCCATTCTCAACTATCGGCCTTGA
- a CDS encoding DUF2312 domain-containing protein yields the protein MSNTGGVAADQLRAFVERIERLEEEKKAISDDIKDVYAEAKGNGYDVKVMRQIVRLRKQDSNERQEMEALLDLYLHALGMAAGE from the coding sequence ATGTCAAATACAGGTGGTGTCGCCGCTGATCAGTTGCGCGCTTTTGTCGAGCGTATCGAGCGACTTGAAGAAGAGAAAAAGGCGATCTCGGATGATATCAAGGATGTCTATGCTGAAGCCAAGGGCAATGGCTATGACGTCAAGGTGATGCGTCAGATTGTGCGCTTGCGCAAACAAGACAGCAATGAGCGCCAGGAAATGGAAGCCTTGCTTGATCTCTATCTGCATGCGCTTGGCATGGCTGCTGGCGAATAA
- the metF gene encoding methylenetetrahydrofolate reductase [NAD(P)H] — translation MTHNAEPSGRRSKQTHKLNVSFEFFPPKTPKMEESLWESVERLAPLQPEFVSVTYGAGGSTRERTHATVERIIKEANIPAAAHLTCVSATREEVDAVIRSYADVGVTHIVALRGDPAAGVGTKYVPHDGGYKNAADLVAGIKQIGDFEVSVSAYPEKHPESPDFATDIEMLRQKVDAGATRAITQFFFDNDLYEAYVERVRRAGIFIPIVPGILPIHNFVQMAGFASRTGASVPQWLANRFEGLEDDPETHRLVAAAVAAEQVEDLRARGVDDFHFYTMNRANLSYAICHMLGMRPAKA, via the coding sequence ATGACACATAACGCAGAACCAAGCGGACGTCGCAGCAAGCAAACCCACAAGCTGAATGTTTCCTTTGAATTTTTCCCGCCCAAGACGCCGAAGATGGAAGAAAGTCTTTGGGAAAGCGTAGAGCGTCTGGCTCCCTTGCAGCCGGAATTTGTCTCTGTCACCTATGGGGCAGGCGGTTCCACCCGCGAGAGGACCCATGCGACGGTCGAACGGATCATCAAGGAAGCCAATATTCCGGCGGCCGCGCATCTGACTTGTGTCAGCGCGACGCGTGAGGAAGTGGATGCCGTGATCCGCTCCTATGCCGATGTCGGTGTGACGCATATCGTGGCGCTTCGCGGCGATCCCGCCGCAGGGGTTGGCACCAAATATGTGCCCCATGACGGGGGCTACAAGAATGCTGCCGATCTGGTTGCCGGTATCAAGCAGATCGGTGATTTCGAGGTGTCGGTTTCGGCCTATCCGGAAAAGCATCCCGAAAGTCCTGATTTTGCGACCGACATCGAGATGCTGCGCCAGAAGGTGGATGCTGGCGCGACGCGGGCGATCACGCAATTCTTCTTTGATAATGATCTTTACGAGGCCTATGTGGAGCGGGTCAGAAGGGCCGGGATCTTCATTCCGATCGTGCCGGGCATTTTGCCGATCCATAATTTTGTCCAGATGGCCGGTTTTGCCTCTCGCACCGGAGCGAGCGTGCCGCAATGGCTGGCCAATCGCTTTGAAGGGCTGGAAGATGATCCTGAAACCCATCGGCTGGTTGCCGCTGCGGTTGCAGCCGAACAGGTGGAAGATCTGCGGGCGCGCGGGGTGGATGATTTCCACTTCTACACGATGAACCGGGCCAATCTGTCTTATGCCATCTGCCATATGCTCGGCATGCGCCCGGCCAAGGCATAA
- a CDS encoding DUF1036 domain-containing protein: MFDWKLKAKTVARCLASIKGKTLALTTMLLMASSLNAAADLRVCNKTGSTVGLAIGYELKGEWISEGWWNLDPDKCETVLRGQLIKTRYLIHAIDYDKGGQWNGDSFMCTQDLEFKIKGTQECVARGFERTGFFEVDTAGKQDYTVQLTDQE, translated from the coding sequence ATGTTTGACTGGAAATTAAAAGCAAAGACTGTTGCCCGATGCCTTGCTTCTATCAAGGGCAAGACATTGGCTCTGACCACGATGCTGTTGATGGCAAGCAGCCTGAATGCAGCCGCAGACCTGCGTGTTTGTAACAAGACAGGCAGCACCGTCGGTCTGGCGATCGGATATGAGTTGAAGGGCGAATGGATCAGCGAAGGCTGGTGGAATCTGGACCCGGACAAGTGCGAAACGGTCCTGAGAGGTCAGCTCATCAAGACACGCTATCTCATTCACGCCATAGACTATGACAAGGGCGGTCAGTGGAACGGTGACTCCTTCATGTGTACCCAGGATCTGGAATTCAAGATCAAGGGCACCCAGGAATGCGTTGCAAGAGGATTTGAGCGCACCGGCTTTTTCGAAGTAGATACCGCCGGGAAACAAGATTATACGGTTCAATTGACCGATCAAGAATAG
- a CDS encoding NUDIX hydrolase, whose protein sequence is MNDNQRQRPLVAVLSLVVRDRHILLVRRANAPDAGKWGFPGGKVEFGESLEQAAQRELFEETGIRGRADHIVTTLESFSNDQSDRLQFHYVMVAVLCEWQEGEPVAGDDALEAAWFCADDLPWFDLATSEDVPRVAEMAFAAMEDL, encoded by the coding sequence ATGAATGACAATCAAAGGCAAAGGCCGCTTGTTGCTGTTCTCAGTCTGGTGGTCAGGGACAGGCATATCCTGCTGGTGCGTCGGGCCAATGCTCCCGATGCGGGCAAATGGGGCTTTCCTGGCGGCAAGGTCGAGTTTGGCGAGAGCCTTGAGCAGGCCGCCCAGCGCGAACTGTTTGAAGAAACAGGCATTCGGGGGCGCGCCGATCATATTGTGACAACGCTTGAATCCTTTTCGAATGATCAATCCGATCGGTTGCAGTTTCATTATGTGATGGTTGCCGTTCTGTGCGAGTGGCAAGAGGGCGAACCGGTGGCCGGGGATGATGCCCTTGAAGCAGCATGGTTCTGCGCCGATGATCTGCCATGGTTTGATCTGGCAACGAGCGAAGACGTGCCGCGGGTAGCAGAAATGGCCTTTGCGGCCATGGAAGATCTCTAA